In Nitrospirota bacterium, the genomic window CAAGATAATCAGCTCCGACACTTTAAACATAAAAATAGAAAAGATGCTTGAAATGGCTCTTGAATTTACAGAAACAGTTGAAAACGAACATGCTAAACGAAAAAAATATCTCACAACAAAAAGGTCAGCTAAAGCTGATAAACTTGATACGGAGGACATGTAGTTAATGAATAATAAAAATATTTCTGAACAATATTCAAACAATATAATTCCTTTTTTTGAAATACTTAACGAGGAGGACATCCGGTGGATTATTGATAATGGAGTGGAAAAAATTATCGGCGCAGATAATGTAATTATAGATAAATCTGAAGAGAAAAGTTCATTGTTTGTTTTGATTGATGGTTTTGTTGAGGCAGCTCATGATACTAAGAAAAGGTTATCTGTTTTAGGTCCAGGCAATTTTTTAGGAATGAATTCTTACCTTATAAAAACAAGACCTTTATTAGTATTTAAGGCAATAAATGAAGTTACTATTCTTGAATTGTCTGCTGATATGCTTAAACAAAAAATTGACTCTGACCCACGTTTTGCACTTAGGTTATATCGGGCTTTATCTATTTCATTGGTTATTAGATACAATAAATCTATTGAGTATATAAATCATATTTCCCCTGAAGTGGTTGATAATATTGCTGGCAATGAGACAATGCAGAAGATTATCCCAATCCTTGATGAATTCAAAAAACTAATTCTAAAAGCTGATAAAGAAGCAAAACAAAGCGGTAACATCAGTGACGAAACAACTGACAAGGTTCTTTGTTTATCAAGAAGTTTTTCATATGAATTTTACAATCAGATATGTTCAAATAATACTCTATCAACAGAATTAAAAGAAGTAATAGGATACCGATGTCAACAGGAATTTCTGCCGTATATATTACTAACAAACGCAGCTAACGCTATGTATTCAAAACCAAGAGGTTATGCTGGTGATTATCTGACGATAAAAATGATATATGACAATATCCCTGAGGGGAAAAGCGCTGTTGGCGTTTTGATTGATACGTGCTTTTTAGAGGAACCGGCAGCGAAAGCGGTTAGAAACAGAAAAAATATTATTATAAATGAAGTTAGACATCTTTTAGAAAATAACTCAGAGAGTAATATTTCTATTACCAGCCTTGCTTGCGGGCCTGCTGAAGAAATTTTTGATATTTACACTTCTTTAGAGCGTACTGGAAAGTTAAAAATTACATTACTC contains:
- a CDS encoding class I SAM-dependent methyltransferase family protein, which translates into the protein MNNKNISEQYSNNIIPFFEILNEEDIRWIIDNGVEKIIGADNVIIDKSEEKSSLFVLIDGFVEAAHDTKKRLSVLGPGNFLGMNSYLIKTRPLLVFKAINEVTILELSADMLKQKIDSDPRFALRLYRALSISLVIRYNKSIEYINHISPEVVDNIAGNETMQKIIPILDEFKKLILKADKEAKQSGNISDETTDKVLCLSRSFSYEFYNQICSNNTLSTELKEVIGYRCQQEFLPYILLTNAANAMYSKPRGYAGDYLTIKMIYDNIPEGKSAVGVLIDTCFLEEPAAKAVRNRKNIIINEVRHLLENNSESNISITSLACGPAEEIFDIYTSLERTGKLKITLLDFDIQALAFVAEKLEKLKLNKNVTLLHQNLIYLLTKKEILQIKTQDLIYSIGLIDYFNDSFVVRLFNMIYGYLKPGGKIMIGNFHPRNTSRGYMDYILEWKLIYRTEEDMNRLFLESLFKRECTNIQFEEEGINLFAECIKE